In the uncultured Methanobacterium sp. genome, one interval contains:
- a CDS encoding virulence RhuM family protein produces the protein MAEDQKLEKNNIILYKGDEGAATIEVLLEDDTLWSTQKTIASLFGVDRSVITKHLKNIFLEGELYEKSVSAKFAHTASDGKTYQTKYYDLDAIIAVGYRVNSKKATNFRIWATETLKEYITKGFVLDEELLKNGTRFGKDYFDELLEKIREIRASERRFYQKITDIYAQCSFDYNKDAEITRTFYATVQNKLHWAITHHTAAEIISERSDSTKKNMGLTNWKNAPEGKILKTDTGVAKNYLSQEEILELNRIVNMYLDYAENQAERHKLMSMEDWASRLDAFLKFNEYDILENPGKVSHAVAKEIACKEFEKYRKIQDKDYISDFDKEVTKKYLDKKGNENT, from the coding sequence ATGGCCGAAGATCAAAAATTAGAAAAAAATAATATAATTCTTTACAAGGGCGATGAAGGAGCGGCAACTATCGAAGTTCTTTTAGAAGATGACACCTTGTGGTCCACTCAGAAAACCATTGCTAGTTTATTTGGTGTTGATAGATCAGTAATTACAAAACATTTAAAAAATATTTTCTTAGAGGGGGAACTCTATGAAAAGTCAGTTAGTGCAAAATTTGCACATACTGCCAGTGACGGGAAAACATATCAAACCAAGTACTATGATCTCGATGCAATAATAGCTGTTGGCTACCGTGTAAACTCCAAAAAAGCAACTAATTTCAGAATATGGGCAACTGAAACATTGAAAGAATACATTACCAAAGGTTTCGTCTTGGATGAGGAACTTCTAAAAAACGGTACTCGCTTCGGTAAGGATTACTTCGATGAATTACTGGAAAAGATCCGTGAAATCAGGGCCAGTGAACGTAGATTCTACCAGAAAATAACCGACATCTATGCACAGTGCAGTTTTGATTATAATAAAGATGCTGAGATTACCAGAACCTTCTATGCAACAGTTCAAAATAAACTTCACTGGGCTATCACCCACCACACTGCAGCAGAAATCATATCAGAACGATCTGACAGCACCAAAAAGAATATGGGCCTCACCAACTGGAAGAATGCACCAGAAGGTAAAATCCTAAAAACAGACACTGGTGTTGCTAAAAACTATTTATCCCAAGAAGAGATTTTGGAATTAAATCGTATCGTTAACATGTACCTGGACTATGCCGAAAACCAGGCCGAAAGACATAAACTTATGTCCATGGAGGACTGGGCATCAAGGTTAGATGCTTTCCTTAAATTCAATGAATACGATATTCTCGAGAATCCTGGAAAAGTTTCCCATGCAGTGGCCAAGGAAATTGCCTGTAAAGAATTTGAAAAGTATCGGAAAATCCAGGATAAAGATTATATCTCTGATTTTGATAAAGAAGTGACTAAGAAGTATTTGGATAAAAAAGGGAATGAAAATACTTAA
- a CDS encoding ROK family protein, whose product MMMVSMIKRRLKEGKTYEDFRRAWYHTTGFGIDSNSYIEPEPPLGRLYTVINAFDPREIIVIGFGPELSQEVLESVLNIDVEERLDNPLDEVIEPVIDRSFGVLVSEDDFSPKGAIEYQNPSVSGVETELKESGELINLVRREIESASARRDKKRQEIEGEK is encoded by the coding sequence ATGATGATGGTGTCTATGATAAAAAGAAGGTTAAAAGAGGGAAAAACGTACGAAGATTTTCGTCGTGCCTGGTACCATACAACCGGGTTTGGAATTGATTCTAATTCATATATAGAACCTGAACCACCACTGGGTCGTCTTTACACCGTGATAAATGCATTTGATCCCCGGGAGATTATTGTTATTGGTTTTGGCCCGGAACTGTCCCAGGAAGTCCTGGAATCTGTTCTTAATATTGATGTAGAAGAAAGGCTTGACAATCCATTGGATGAGGTTATAGAACCAGTAATTGACCGTTCTTTTGGGGTTTTAGTATCTGAAGATGATTTTTCTCCTAAAGGGGCAATTGAATATCAAAATCCCTCGGTAAGTGGAGTTGAAACCGAACTTAAAGAAAGTGGAGAATTAATAAATTTGGTTAGAAGGGAAATTGAGAGTGCTTCTGCCAGAAGAGATAAGAAACGTCAAGAAATTGAAGGTGAGAAATAA